Genomic segment of Vibrio natriegens NBRC 15636 = ATCC 14048 = DSM 759:
AAAATAAAACCGAAGGTTCATAACCCAACACTGTGGTAAATACTGGAATGCTTCTATTCGCAAATATGAAGTGGTCAATGAAAAAGGGATGGCAATTGGGGCCATCCCTTTTGTATTCATACTAGTTGAATCAAGCTTACGCTAGCGTTGCTAGTTGGCTCTGAGCTTCAGTGATGCCTTTTGCTGCTGCATCTTCACCCATGTTTAGGGCTTCAGCGTAAACAAACTCCACATCAGCGATACCAACAAAACCAAGTACCGTGCGTAGGTAAGGCGTGATGTTGTCTGTCGGAGCATCTTTGTGAATACCGCCACGAGTCGTTACAACAATCGCTTTTTTGTTTTCAAACAGACCTTGAACGCCATTTTCTGTGTATTTAAATGTCACACCTGCACGAGCAATCAAGTCAATCCAGTTTTTAAGCTGAGTT
This window contains:
- a CDS encoding FMN-dependent NADH-azoreductase, whose product is MSRVLALKSSILGDNSQSNKLVEEFIKNVAQDKLTVRDLAANPLPVLDLTVATALRSTGDLSQEQQQVVELSDSLIEEVKAADTLVIAAPMYNFTIPTQLKNWIDLIARAGVTFKYTENGVQGLFENKKAIVVTTRGGIHKDAPTDNITPYLRTVLGFVGIADVEFVYAEALNMGEDAAAKGITEAQSQLATLA